The following coding sequences lie in one Lolium perenne isolate Kyuss_39 chromosome 2, Kyuss_2.0, whole genome shotgun sequence genomic window:
- the LOC127334776 gene encoding NDR1/HIN1-like protein 12, whose translation MSKGKEHHDWILRRCCGSIAACILTLAVVVGFVVLVIYLALHPSKPSFYLQDIQLRSIDLADPSISLDVQVTIASRNPNDRVGIYYKTLHAFTTYRDEPVTIPVSLPAIYQGHKDQSVWSPVMSGDSVPVAPYVADAMKQDIGAGYVLLHVKVDGRVKWKVGSWVSGGYHLFVNCPALLSATGGNAGGAFSMSAATAGGGRNGTMVSLKFTQPSYCTVDV comes from the exons ATGAGCAAGGGCAAGGAGCACCACGACTGGATCCTCCGGCGGTGCTGCGGCTCCATCGCCGCCTGCATCCTCACGCTCGCCGTCGTCGTGGGGTTCGTCGTGCTCGTCATCTACCTCGCCCTGCACCCCTCCAAGCCGTCCTTCTACCTCCAGGACATCCAGCTCCGCTCCATCGACCTCGCCGACCCGTCTATCTCCCTGGACGTCCAG GTGACGATCGCGTCCCGGAACCCGAACGACCGCGTGGGCATCTACTACAAGACCCTGCACGCCTTCACCACTTACCGCGACGAGCCGGTGACGATCCCGGTGTCGCTGCCGGCGATCTACCAGGGCCACAAGGACCAGTCGGTGTGGTCGCCGGTGATGTCTGGCGACTCGGTGCCCGTGGCCCCGTACGTGGCGGACGCGATGAAGCAGGACATCGGCGCCGGGTACGTGCTGCTGCACGTCAAGGTGGACGGGCGCGTCAAGTGGAAGGTCGGCAGCTGGGTCTCCGGCGGCTACCACCTCTTCGTCAACTGCCCCGCGCTGCTCTCCGCCACCGGCGGCAACGCCGGCGGCGCCTTCTCCatgagcgccgccaccgccggcggcGGGAGAAACGGGACAATGGTCTCGCTCAAGTTCACGCAGCCCTCGTACTGCACCGTCGACGTGTAG